The Pithys albifrons albifrons isolate INPA30051 chromosome 13, PitAlb_v1, whole genome shotgun sequence genome has a segment encoding these proteins:
- the LOC139678207 gene encoding phosphopantothenoylcysteine decarboxylase-like isoform X1, whose product MEPAFPPGPAIPAEKNSPVPQKKFHVLVGVTGSVAALKLPLLVVELLKIPGLEVKVVTTERAKHFYNAQEIPVTLYSDEDEWQLWKGRSDPVLHIELRRWADLMVVAPLDANTLAKVANGICDNLLTCVIRAWDLSKPLLFCPAMNTAMWEHPITAQQVEQLKGFGYTEIPCIVKKLVCGDEGRGAMAEVWTILERVKEILEELDVPGQS is encoded by the exons ATGGAGCCTGCATTCCCCCCAGGACCAGCAATTCCTGCAGAAAAGAACTCACCTGTGCCACAGAAAAAGTTCCATGTCTTGGTGGGAGTGACTGGAAGTGTGGCTGCTCTGAAGCTGCCCCTGCTCGTCGTGGAATTGCTGAAAATCCCTGGG cTCGAGGTGAAGGTGGTCACTACTGAGAGAGCAAAGCACTTCTACAATGCTCAGGAGATTCCTGTCACCCTCTACAGTGATGAAGATGAGTGGCAG CTGTGGAAGGGTCGGTCGGACCCCGTCCTGCACATCGAGCTCCGACGGTGGGCTGACCTGATGGTGGTGGCACCCCTGGATGCCAACACGCTGGCAAAGGTTGCCAATGGCATCTGTGACAACCTGCTG ACTTGTGTCATCCGTGCATGGGATCTGAGCAAacctctgctcttctgcccAGCCATGAACACAGCCATGTGGGAGCATCCCATCACAGCTCAGCAGGTGGAGCAGCTGAAAGGCTTTGGTTACACAGAGATCCCCTGTATTGTGAAGAAACTCGTGTGTGGAGATGAAG GTCGAGGTGCCATGGCAGAAGTGTGGACCATCCTGGAGAGAGTTAAAGAGATCCTTGAAGAGCtggatgtgccagggcagagctga
- the LOC139678207 gene encoding phosphopantothenoylcysteine decarboxylase-like isoform X3 — translation MAGTWNKLWKGRSDPVLHIELRRWADLMVVAPLDANTLAKVANGICDNLLTCVIRAWDLSKPLLFCPAMNTAMWEHPITAQQVEQLKGFGYTEIPCIVKKLVCGDEGRGAMAEVWTILERVKEILEELDVPGQS, via the exons atggcagggacttGGAACAag CTGTGGAAGGGTCGGTCGGACCCCGTCCTGCACATCGAGCTCCGACGGTGGGCTGACCTGATGGTGGTGGCACCCCTGGATGCCAACACGCTGGCAAAGGTTGCCAATGGCATCTGTGACAACCTGCTG ACTTGTGTCATCCGTGCATGGGATCTGAGCAAacctctgctcttctgcccAGCCATGAACACAGCCATGTGGGAGCATCCCATCACAGCTCAGCAGGTGGAGCAGCTGAAAGGCTTTGGTTACACAGAGATCCCCTGTATTGTGAAGAAACTCGTGTGTGGAGATGAAG GTCGAGGTGCCATGGCAGAAGTGTGGACCATCCTGGAGAGAGTTAAAGAGATCCTTGAAGAGCtggatgtgccagggcagagctga
- the LOC139678207 gene encoding phosphopantothenoylcysteine decarboxylase-like isoform X2, protein MEPAFPPGPAIPAEKNSPVPQKKFHVLVGVTGSVAALKLPLLVVELLKIPGLEVKVVTTERAKHFYNAQEIPVTLYSDEDEWQLWKGRSDPVLHIELRRWADLMVVAPLDANTLAKVANGICDNLLTCVIRAWDLSKPLLFCPAMNTAMWEHPITAQQVEQLKGFGYTEIPCIVKKLVCGDEGLAWFWNP, encoded by the exons ATGGAGCCTGCATTCCCCCCAGGACCAGCAATTCCTGCAGAAAAGAACTCACCTGTGCCACAGAAAAAGTTCCATGTCTTGGTGGGAGTGACTGGAAGTGTGGCTGCTCTGAAGCTGCCCCTGCTCGTCGTGGAATTGCTGAAAATCCCTGGG cTCGAGGTGAAGGTGGTCACTACTGAGAGAGCAAAGCACTTCTACAATGCTCAGGAGATTCCTGTCACCCTCTACAGTGATGAAGATGAGTGGCAG CTGTGGAAGGGTCGGTCGGACCCCGTCCTGCACATCGAGCTCCGACGGTGGGCTGACCTGATGGTGGTGGCACCCCTGGATGCCAACACGCTGGCAAAGGTTGCCAATGGCATCTGTGACAACCTGCTG ACTTGTGTCATCCGTGCATGGGATCTGAGCAAacctctgctcttctgcccAGCCATGAACACAGCCATGTGGGAGCATCCCATCACAGCTCAGCAGGTGGAGCAGCTGAAAGGCTTTGGTTACACAGAGATCCCCTGTATTGTGAAGAAACTCGTGTGTGGAGATGAAG GGCTGGCTTGGTTTTGGAATCCATAG
- the SCAMP5 gene encoding secretory carrier-associated membrane protein 5 translates to MAEKVNNFPPLPKFIPLKPCFYQDFDAEIPPQHRTMAKRLYYLWMLNSITLAVNLVGCLAWLIGGGGAVNFGLAILWLILFTPCSYVCWFRPIYKAFKTDSSFSFMAFFFTFMAQLVISIIQAVGIPGWGVCGWIAAISFFGTNVGSAVVMLIPTVLFTAMAVFSFIALTMVHKFYRGSGGSFSKAQEEWTTGAWKNPHVQQAAQNAAMGAAQGAMMQHETQYSATPNYTYSNEM, encoded by the exons ATGGCAG AAAAAGTGAACaacttccctcccctgcccaagTTCATCCCCCTGAAGCCATGTTTCTACCAGGACTTCGATGCAGAGATCCCACCACAGCATCGCACCATGGCCAAGCGACTTTACTACCTCTGGATGT tgaACAGCATCACCCTGGCGGTGAATCTCGTGGGCTGCCTCGCGTGGCTCATTGGAGGCGGCGGAGCTGTAAATTTTGGACTGGCAATTCTCTGGCTCATTCTCTTTACACCCTGCTCCTATGTCTGCTGGTTTAGACCTATTTACAAAGCTTTCAA GACAGACAGTTCCTTCAGCTTCATGGCCTTCTTCTTCACCTTCATGGCCCAGCTGGTGATCAGCATTATCCAGGCAGTGGGAATACCTGGATGGGGAGTTTG tggctggATTGCAGCGATTTCCTTCTTTGGGACCAATGTGGGGTCAGCCGTGGTGATGCTGATCCCCACCGTGCTCTTCACAGCCATGGCTGTCTTCTCCTTCATCGCTCTCACCATG GTACACAAGTTTTACCGGGGGAGCGGCGGCAGCTTCAGCAAAGCACAGGAGGAGTGGACCACGGGGGCGTGGAAGAACCCTCACGTACAGCAGGCAGCCCAGAATGCAGCCATGGGCGCGGCGCAGGGCGCGATGATGCAGCACGAGACACAATACTCTGCCACCCCCAACTACACCTACTCCAACGAGATGTGA
- the RPP25 gene encoding ribonuclease P protein subunit p25 — protein sequence MAAEGGRAKPGAQSGMENFRKVRTSEEEMPLPFLDLSPDVVEMKVKEGSKIRNLMNFAMAQMELKGSRQIIFSGCGRAITKTITCVEIMKRKLGGLHQVTKVRYKTVLEVWENQDLLSAGPAQNLTVHKNVPSICILLSRDPLDPNQTGYQPPEPQHGLSEAGTDASGSSTKGLKRPLPPSHEELLPKKLQVQVPDSLRGSGTTAGQLDH from the coding sequence ATGGCTGCTGAAGGAGGGAGAGCCAAGCCTGGTGCCCAGTCTGGGATGGAGAACTTCCGAAAGGTGAGGACGTCTGAGGAGGAGATGCCATTGCCCTTCCTCGACCTGTCCCCGGATGTGGTGGAGATGAAAGTGAAAGAGGGCAGCAAGATCAGGAACCTGATGAACTTCGCCATGGCCCAGATGGAGCTGAAGGGCAGCCGGCAGATTATCTTCAGTGGCTGTGGCAGGGCGATCACCAAGACCATCACCTGCGTGGAGATCATGAAACGCAAGCTGGGAGGGCTCCACCAGGTCACCAAGGTACGCTACAAAACCGTGCTGGAGGTCTGGGAGAACCAGGACCTGCTGTCCGCCGGCCCAGCACAGAACCTGACCGTCCACAAGAACGTCCCCTCCATCTGCATCCTGCTCTCCCGAGACCCCCTGGATCCCAACCAGACGGGCTACCAGCCCCCGGAGCCCCAGCATGGGCTCAGTGAGGCAGGAACAGATGCATCTGGATCCTCCACCAAGGGGCTGAAGCGGCCACTGCCACCTTCGCacgaggagctgctgcccaagaAGCTGCAGGTACAGGTTCCTGACAGCCTGAGGGGCTCAGGGACTACTGCTGGCCAGTTGGACCACTGA
- the COX5A gene encoding cytochrome c oxidase subunit 5A, mitochondrial: MLAATVSLLRRCAVSGLRTAVRRPAGPAAVLPARCYSHGSQESDEEFDARWVTYFNKPDIDAWELRKGINTLVGYDLVPEPKIIDAALRACRRLNDFASTVRILEVVKDKAGPHKEIYPYVIQELRPTLSELGISTPEELGLDKA; encoded by the exons ATGCTGGCCGCCACCGTCTCCCTCCTCCGCCGCTGCGCCGTCTCCGGCCTCCGCACCGCCGTCCGCCGGCCCGCCGGCCCCGCAG ctgtgctgcctgcccGCTGCTACTCTCATGGGTCACAAGAGTCAGATGAAGAATTTGATGCTCGCTGGGTCACATATTTCAACAAGCCAGATATTGATGCCTGGGAGCTCAGGAAAG GTATAAACACACTGGTGGGTTACGACCTGGTCCCGGAACCAAAAATCATCGACGCAGCTCTGAGGGCCTGCAGACGGTTAAATGACTTTGCCAGCACTGTCCGCATCCTCGAGGTTGTAAAG GACAAGGCAGGACCTCACAAGGAAATCTATCCTTACGTTATCCAGGAGCTTAGACCAACTTTGAGTGAACTGGGAATCTCCACTCCAGAGGAACTGGGCCTGGACAAAGCATAA
- the FAM219B gene encoding protein FAM219B isoform X1: MATGGGGAGAGPGPDAGPDADPAAGRGGGLRGSGLIWAENKRLNKGTDTVEKRGPYILSKPPSIQAKLKRQRELAKAALRRQGLLGGPTTLKPAPKRLVKFNKGYTALSQTADENLVSLDSDSDGEPGSRCSSGYSSAEQVNQDLSRQLLQDGYHLDEVPDDEDLDLIPPKPLASSSCPCCFGENLSCVIQ; this comes from the exons ATGGCGAcgggcggcggcggagcgggggcCGGTCCTGGTCCCGATGCCGGTCCCGATGCCGATCCCGCTGCGGGCCGAGGCGGCGGGTTGAGGGGCTCGGGG ctgatTTGGGCTGAAAACAAGAGGCTGAACAAGGGGACGGATACAGTGGAGAAAAGGGGACCATACATCCTGAGCAAACCTCCCTCCATTCAGGCCAAGCTGA AGAGGCAGCGCGAGCTGGCGAAGGCAGCTCTGCgaaggcaggggctgctggggggacCCACCACCCTGAAACCAGCACCTAAAAG GTTGGTGAAGTTTAACAAGGGCTACACTGCTCTCAGCCAGACAGCTGATGAAAACCTGGTCTCCCTCGACTCAGACAG TGATGGGGAGCCAGGATCCAGATGTTCCTCAGGATACTCCTCTGCTGAG CAGGTGAACCAGGACCTGAGccggcagctgctgcaggatgggTACCACCTTGATGAGGTCCCTGATGATGAAGACCTGGATCTCATCCCCCCAAAACCTCTTGCGTCCTCTTCTTGCCCCTGTTGTTTTGGAGAAAATCTCTCCTGTGTGATCCAATAG
- the FAM219B gene encoding protein FAM219B isoform X2 — MATGGGGAGAGPGPDAGPDADPAAGRGGGLRGSGLIWAENKRLNKGTDTVEKRGPYILSKPPSIQAKLKRQRELAKAALRRQGLLGGPTTLKPAPKRLVKFNKGYTALSQTADENLVSLDSDSDGEPGSRCSSGYSSAEVNQDLSRQLLQDGYHLDEVPDDEDLDLIPPKPLASSSCPCCFGENLSCVIQ, encoded by the exons ATGGCGAcgggcggcggcggagcgggggcCGGTCCTGGTCCCGATGCCGGTCCCGATGCCGATCCCGCTGCGGGCCGAGGCGGCGGGTTGAGGGGCTCGGGG ctgatTTGGGCTGAAAACAAGAGGCTGAACAAGGGGACGGATACAGTGGAGAAAAGGGGACCATACATCCTGAGCAAACCTCCCTCCATTCAGGCCAAGCTGA AGAGGCAGCGCGAGCTGGCGAAGGCAGCTCTGCgaaggcaggggctgctggggggacCCACCACCCTGAAACCAGCACCTAAAAG GTTGGTGAAGTTTAACAAGGGCTACACTGCTCTCAGCCAGACAGCTGATGAAAACCTGGTCTCCCTCGACTCAGACAG TGATGGGGAGCCAGGATCCAGATGTTCCTCAGGATACTCCTCTGCTGAG GTGAACCAGGACCTGAGccggcagctgctgcaggatgggTACCACCTTGATGAGGTCCCTGATGATGAAGACCTGGATCTCATCCCCCCAAAACCTCTTGCGTCCTCTTCTTGCCCCTGTTGTTTTGGAGAAAATCTCTCCTGTGTGATCCAATAG
- the MPI gene encoding mannose-6-phosphate isomerase isoform X2, giving the protein MGTHPRGDAIIRDNRIPQKTLGQWIADNPACLGAKVKDTFQGCLPFLFKVLSVDTALSVQAHPNKELAAKLHAQFPEHYPDANHKPEMAIALTPFEGLCGFRPVEEIVSFLQNVPELRALIGEVAAEQLERSGSDDPRGVSAALRVCFTRLMKSEKKFFVDQLNMLVKRISQEVEEGKDTSGSNGELLLQLHSQYPGDIGCFTIYFLNLVRLEPGEAMFLGANEPHAYLHGDCVECMACSDNTVRAGLTPKFIDVLTLCEMLNYTPAPSTSKIFPAVQSQLDPSVYLYDPPVPDFTIMRIEIPASIKLYLISAIDSASILLVIQGTAVGTSTAAASEMSLCRGSVLFISANESISLHLSSADGMLLFRACCLL; this is encoded by the exons ATGGGCACACATCCTCGGGGTGATGCCATCATCCGAGATAATCGCATCCCCCAAAAGACCCTGGGCCAGTGGATTGCTGACaaccctgcctgcctgggggcaAAGGTGAAGGACACCTTCCAGGGatgcctgcccttcctcttcaAGGTGCTCTCAGTCGATACTGCCCTCTCTGTCCAGGCACACCCCAACAAG GAGCTGGCAGCAAAGCTGCATGCCCAGTTCCCTGAGCACTATCCTGATGCCAACCATAAGCCTGAAATGGCCATCGCTCTCACCCCCTTCGAGGGCTTGTGTGGCTTCCGGCCCGTGGAGGAGATCGTGTCCTTCCTCCAGA ACGTCCCTGAGCTGCGGGCTCTGATCGgggaggtggcagcagagcagctggagcgCAGTGGGAGTGACGACCCCCGTGGTGTCTCGGCTGCCCTCCGCGTGTGCTTCACCCGCCTCATGAAGAGCGAGAAGAAGTTCTTTGTTGACCAGCTGAACATGCTGGTGAAGAGGATCTCCCAGGAAG tggaggaagggaaggacacATCAGGGAGCaatggggagctgctgctgcagctgcactcCCAGTACCCAGGAGACATTGGCTGCTTCACCATTTATTTCCTGAACCTGGTGAGGCTGGAACCGGGGGAGGCCATGTTCCTGGGAGCCAATGAGCCCCATGCCTACCTGCATGGAG ACTGCGTGGAGTGCATGGCGTGCTCTGATAACACAGTGCGTGCTGGGCTCACCCCCAAATTCATCGATGTGCTCACCTTGTGTGAGATGCTCAACTACAcaccagcacccagcacctCCAAGATCTTCCCCGCTGTGCAGAGCCAGCTTGATCCCAGTGTCTACCTCTATGACCCACCCGTGCCAGATTTCACCATCATGAGGATAGAG ATACCTGCCTCCATCAAGCTGTACCTCATCTCTGCCATAGACTCTGCCAGCATCTTGCTGGTGATCCAAGGGACAGCTGTGGGAACCTccacagctgcagcctctgaGATGTCTCTCTGTCGTGGCTCCGTGCTCTTCATCTCAGCTAATGAGAGCAtctccctccacctctcctcTGCAGATGGGATGCTGCTCTTCCGAgcctgctgcctcctctga
- the MPI gene encoding mannose-6-phosphate isomerase isoform X1, producing the protein MAEIRVFPLSCVVQNYSWGKVGLESEVAKLLASGDPLVQIQPDQPYAELWMGTHPRGDAIIRDNRIPQKTLGQWIADNPACLGAKVKDTFQGCLPFLFKVLSVDTALSVQAHPNKELAAKLHAQFPEHYPDANHKPEMAIALTPFEGLCGFRPVEEIVSFLQNVPELRALIGEVAAEQLERSGSDDPRGVSAALRVCFTRLMKSEKKFFVDQLNMLVKRISQEVEEGKDTSGSNGELLLQLHSQYPGDIGCFTIYFLNLVRLEPGEAMFLGANEPHAYLHGDCVECMACSDNTVRAGLTPKFIDVLTLCEMLNYTPAPSTSKIFPAVQSQLDPSVYLYDPPVPDFTIMRIEIPASIKLYLISAIDSASILLVIQGTAVGTSTAAASEMSLCRGSVLFISANESISLHLSSADGMLLFRACCLL; encoded by the exons ATGGCGGAGATCCGGG TGTTCCCCCTCTCCTGCGTGGTGCAGAACTATTCCTGGGGGAAGGTGGGCCTGGAGAGTGAGGTGGCCAAACTGCTGGCCAGTGGTGACCCCTTGGTCCAGATCCAGCCTGACCAGCCCTACGCTGAG CTCTGGATGGGCACACATCCTCGGGGTGATGCCATCATCCGAGATAATCGCATCCCCCAAAAGACCCTGGGCCAGTGGATTGCTGACaaccctgcctgcctgggggcaAAGGTGAAGGACACCTTCCAGGGatgcctgcccttcctcttcaAGGTGCTCTCAGTCGATACTGCCCTCTCTGTCCAGGCACACCCCAACAAG GAGCTGGCAGCAAAGCTGCATGCCCAGTTCCCTGAGCACTATCCTGATGCCAACCATAAGCCTGAAATGGCCATCGCTCTCACCCCCTTCGAGGGCTTGTGTGGCTTCCGGCCCGTGGAGGAGATCGTGTCCTTCCTCCAGA ACGTCCCTGAGCTGCGGGCTCTGATCGgggaggtggcagcagagcagctggagcgCAGTGGGAGTGACGACCCCCGTGGTGTCTCGGCTGCCCTCCGCGTGTGCTTCACCCGCCTCATGAAGAGCGAGAAGAAGTTCTTTGTTGACCAGCTGAACATGCTGGTGAAGAGGATCTCCCAGGAAG tggaggaagggaaggacacATCAGGGAGCaatggggagctgctgctgcagctgcactcCCAGTACCCAGGAGACATTGGCTGCTTCACCATTTATTTCCTGAACCTGGTGAGGCTGGAACCGGGGGAGGCCATGTTCCTGGGAGCCAATGAGCCCCATGCCTACCTGCATGGAG ACTGCGTGGAGTGCATGGCGTGCTCTGATAACACAGTGCGTGCTGGGCTCACCCCCAAATTCATCGATGTGCTCACCTTGTGTGAGATGCTCAACTACAcaccagcacccagcacctCCAAGATCTTCCCCGCTGTGCAGAGCCAGCTTGATCCCAGTGTCTACCTCTATGACCCACCCGTGCCAGATTTCACCATCATGAGGATAGAG ATACCTGCCTCCATCAAGCTGTACCTCATCTCTGCCATAGACTCTGCCAGCATCTTGCTGGTGATCCAAGGGACAGCTGTGGGAACCTccacagctgcagcctctgaGATGTCTCTCTGTCGTGGCTCCGTGCTCTTCATCTCAGCTAATGAGAGCAtctccctccacctctcctcTGCAGATGGGATGCTGCTCTTCCGAgcctgctgcctcctctga